The proteins below come from a single Rosa rugosa chromosome 2, drRosRugo1.1, whole genome shotgun sequence genomic window:
- the LOC133734872 gene encoding uncharacterized protein LOC133734872, with the protein MLENALAAQTQVVDKLQEMVRGLCARLDQGGNNNEHTIAQQSAIEIGNRKRKENPSVTNTGSDIAQSKQKDASVRSSYNETENGSPMQQSFNGKKQLSGQVNPKIVHKTDLGKQVQLLSWFAKEEVVVASASIISKDPQVEVHHVPLGHDCWKVSVHEVFHDIALYRPTSEFSKLYASTGSMIAWPIKYIKVN; encoded by the exons ATGTTAGAGAATGCTCTTGCTGCTCAAACACAAGTGGTAGACAAATTGCAAGAGATGGTGAGAGGCCTTTGTGCTCGGCTAGACCAAGGAGGAAATAACAAT gAACACACTATTGCACAACAATCTGCTATTGAGATTGGAAATAGAAAACGTAAAGAAAATCCAAGTGTTACAAATACTGGTAGTGATATAGCACAGAGCAAACAGAAAGATGCAAGTGTTAGAAGTTCTTATAATGAGACAGAAAATGGCAGCCCAATGCAGCAAAGTTTTAATGGAAAGAAACAACTTTCTGGACAAGTTAACCCAAAAATAGTCCACAAGACAGATTTGGGGAAACAAGTGCAGTTGTTAAGTTGGTTTGCTAAAGAAGAAGTAGTTGTTGCAAGTGCTAGCATTATATCAAAAGATCCACAAGTTGAGGTGCATCATGTTCCTCTTGGCCATGATTGTTGGAAAGTATCGGTGCATGAAGTTTTTCATGATATAGCCTTGTATCGCCCAACAAGCGAGTTTAGTAAACTTTATGCATCCACAGGAAGTATGATTGCATGGCCTATCAAGTACATCAAAGTGAATTAG